Genomic segment of Salvia miltiorrhiza cultivar Shanhuang (shh) unplaced genomic scaffold, IMPLAD_Smil_shh fragScaff_scaffold_45_2:::fragment_4:::debris, whole genome shotgun sequence:
TAGAGTCCTTGCACTTATGGACTCTATCTCGGGCAGAAGAAAAACACTCCAGCAGGAGTTGAACTCTCCAAAACCTTAGCTGTGTGTTGGCCTTTGGCCCACGCCTggatccctatatatatacatgttccCATTTTATTTTAGTGGGTGGAAGTACAATGCATGAACTAAGGAGTAGGAACTAGTaccaaaaataatatattttattttctgcatTTAGTTTAGTTTATGTTTAAGTCCCGATTTGGGCAAGACGTTTAGTTTATGCTTTATGCTAACAGAGTAGCATCCTGCCCATTTTTCCCTTATTAAGTaagtttactttattttatttccatgtcttatttatcttttgttttcACAATTTACTTTATGTCTAGCTAAGTTTATAGATCTGAGCAAGGCATAGATAATATGGATATGAACTTATGAACTCGTGAGGTTTAAATGTATGCTTAAATAATTGCATGTTGTGTTCCCGAAGTGCTAGGTATTATATCTAAGTGTCTAATTCAACTTGATTAGTTAATAgaccattaattaattgagtagaTTTAGATTaccaataaatcaagattatagggTATGTACGATCATTATGCGTCTTGAGAGTATTTGCGGGCACGGAAGGTTGAAGTAGACTACGGTCTGCCTAAGTTCAATATCGGGTCTACCTAGGTCTAAATGCTTCTCGGTTTAATTGCATGCTCTGAGGTATCCTATTGCATGGTTAGGTCAAGATGGTTTAATGGTATCGGGTGTCCCTTATCTTAAATACACTTAATGATAGATTTTCTTAGATAATAGAAGTGCACGTGACAAGTGAGAGTGGGGGCACGGGCCATTGATAAGTTATAACCGGTAGACACAATATTGTAATGAATATCTTGATCAATGAGCGAGTGTAAGAGATTATCCACAAATTCGACGTCTTGACCAGATTGCCTTTTATTGTTGATATTTCTGTTCAGTGTTTTCAGTTCAGTTTATTATTTAAAGTCAAGTTGAGTTTAGTCCCGAGAGGTGTCTCGTGACCAGGACGATAGTCCACCCCAacctttttcttatttttgttcgtGATAAGAGACAAGCTGCACCAACTCCCTGTGGGATCAACCCTTACTCACCATTAGGCACTACGCCTATTGTTGGCaaggttataaatttatttgtacgtTAACCAATACGTCAGCTTCGATTAAAATTCAAAGTACGGCTGCGTCAGGTACTCAGCTCCGAAGTTAGAAATTACACCTTCAACAAACTTTGATTGATTTATGAAAGACTTGGGCGCTCATTTGTAAGTATTCGTCATGCAAATCTGTTGAGGTGTCGTATGCCACCACCTTCATAGCTGCATTACATTTTTGAAGTGCATACATGCCAAGACGGCCAATGGCATCTGGCtgttattgaaaaaaataatctttGGTGGTGAGTTCATTATACGTTTGAACAATAGCTTTCACATGCGAAACTTTACTTGAAAATATTTTGGTGAATAGACTGGATCTTTTGAAAATTACTGCTCAAACACACTTTCATGACAAGATACATGGATAAATATGTAGAAGATGAAAGCACAAgcatgataaaagtcacataTCATCTTAAACAAAGTTAAATATTTTTGAACTACCAACGAGTAAAACATGCAGAGTGCCAGATATAAAGTGACACAAAGTTAAATGCTTTTGGAAATAAAGTCAAGATAATGCAGAGAGTCACATGTGAAGTGACACAAAGTTAAATACTTTTGGAAATAAAGTCATGATAATATAGAGAGTCGCATGTTTTCTTGCAACATATAAAACATGTAGAGAATTCATAATTCATAGCATAATCAAACTTTGGGAATTCGTTGGAGCTTGGAATATGAGCAAGATTTAAATAATAGTCTTGGGAGTGATTGAAATTTTGTGAATTGAAAAAAGAATTACTACCTCAATCAATTGAAACATAGAgaggaaaaataaaagttatatGTAGATAGGGGAAAGAAAAGAATTTGAAGGAGTGTTGAAATATAACAGCAATAGTTTCTAtttgtagaaaatgaaaaaaaatataaattttgatattttaaactttttaatatttatgtaaaagtatgataattttatttatttatttatttaaataaaattctcAAAATCAATAGAATAGAGACAGATTTCTCTTTCTCGTGGTAGAATTTAGAGAAGACAAGGACCACCTTGGTCTCTTGATCGTAGACGTCGACCAACATATTTCACCTATTTCAATTTTCTTGAACCACGTCTCTATTTTCTGAccattaacataaatataagaGTGATAAAGGATTCTTCTTGTCGACATCCTTGTATTTGGGATTTTGAGAGATTATAGATATGTTTTCACATAGTTTCTGTATTAATAGAGCTGTAAATCTGATTATTATAGTTTCTGTACTATTAATAGAGTTGTAAATCTGAGTATAATGACCACTCATGCGTAATCTAAAAGCAGAAAAATACTTTCCTGAAACCCATCATATCACATCAATTATCATAGGCTGCTGCTTTTTTGAAAGATGATTTGAGAAATTGTGGTACAATTAGGTGAAATGATTGTGACTTCCATTATCCTCTAAACTGAAACCAAATACAAACTGCACAAGTATCTTGCCTCTAGAGATTTTTTCAATCTTAATCACATAAGATTgaaacgaaaagaaaaaaaagaaatcaatcctaatcacaaaaaattgaaaagggcAAAAGAATCTTCAAACAGACAATCAAACAAGACGAAAACCTTAAAAAAGAAGATGATTATAATTAGACGACGAACACAAATCCTAGTAAAAGGGGTTCGATTTTCTATATGTTGTTGCACAGCTCTTCTAGTTTGGTCGATCTCAACTTCTCGCTTTCGCTCATCAACTGCCCAACAAAAAACCAAGAAACAACAACATTAATTGATAACAATGAAAGGAAAAAGGAGAATctgaaattaataaattaaagctGCTTCTACCTCTGCTAATTTGGCAAGGAGTTGCcccttttctttgtttttctcATTGAAAGCCTCAACCGATTCTTTATACTCTTTTTCCTGTAAAATACAAACTCAAAAAGAGATTAAGACATTGATTTGGGGATCGACaagacaacaacaacaaccttAATCTAAATCTAAATTGAAATTAGTAAATTACCTTCTTCTGACAGTGGACTCCCAACGACTTCACATCTCGATTAACAAGTTCGACCCTCTTGCAAATCGCTGCgacttccttcctcatcggatCCGTCACAGATTCGAGCTCCTAATCGCTCGAAATCGTCAATAAATCTGGGATCTGGTGTTGGGAAATGAAATACTAGGATTTATAGAAGACTTACTCCATGAATTTGTTGAAGGCGCTTGGCTTCTTCCTCGACGCGCGTGAGCTGAGCTTGCACTCGCTCTCTGATCTCGCTCCGGCGGCGCTCGATCTCGTCCTCCTTGGCGCGGAAGGCGGCGAGGGCGGAGTCTTGGTCGTGGTGGAGCAAGGGCGGGGAGTCGGTGTCGGCGGCGTCGATCATCATCATCTCGgacatcttcttcttcttcatacACAGCATTGTTTGTGAGTTGTGCTGCGGCTCCTCTGTTGTCATTATGTGTTGAATCTTGTCCTTTTGCTTTTGCGTTGTTCCAATGATAACGATgcttctctctctaactctctttctctttctctttctgtTTAAAATTGTTTAAACAGCTGGTTTGAATTTGTGGATCCACCTTGCTTGCTTTTCAGACAAATGTTTACAGTTGGGTATTGACCCACTCCAGATATTTTGTTTCATCATtttgctattttattttatttaggtttaagtatcaa
This window contains:
- the LOC131002981 gene encoding uncharacterized protein LOC131002981 → MTTEEPQHNSQTMLCMKKKKMSEMMMIDAADTDSPPLLHHDQDSALAAFRAKEDEIERRRSEIRERVQAQLTRVEEEAKRLQQIHGELESVTDPMRKEVAAICKRVELVNRDVKSLGVHCQKKEKEYKESVEAFNEKNKEKGQLLAKLAELMSESEKLRSTKLEELCNNI